A stretch of Bradyrhizobium sp. CCBAU 53338 DNA encodes these proteins:
- a CDS encoding protein-glutamate O-methyltransferase CheR: MTPADYDYLRKFLKERSGLDLSPDKQYLVESRLLPLARKASLSGISDLVLKIRNGDGRLATDVVEAMTTNETFFFRDKIPFDHLRDGIMPGLIQARAARRSLRIWSAASSTGQEPYSIAMCLKEMGAALGGWRIEIVATDLSQEVLEKSKAGAYSQFEVQRGLPIQLLMKYFTQASDVWQLNADVRAMVQFRQLNLLQDFSHLGTFDVIFCRNVLIYFDQDTKAMIFERMAKGLEADGTLLLGAAESVVGITDAFRPMSDRRGLYQLNPARSGRPMGGLMPQPLKVAAAR; this comes from the coding sequence GTGACGCCGGCGGACTACGACTATCTGCGCAAGTTCCTGAAAGAACGTTCCGGTCTCGATCTCTCGCCCGACAAGCAATACCTGGTCGAGAGCCGATTGCTGCCGCTGGCGCGCAAGGCGAGTCTATCAGGCATCTCCGATCTCGTTCTCAAGATCCGGAACGGCGACGGCCGGCTTGCGACCGACGTGGTCGAAGCCATGACCACCAACGAGACCTTCTTCTTCCGCGACAAGATCCCGTTCGATCATCTGCGCGACGGCATCATGCCCGGCCTGATCCAGGCCCGGGCCGCGCGCAGGAGCTTACGGATCTGGTCGGCGGCGTCGTCGACGGGGCAGGAGCCGTACTCGATCGCGATGTGCCTGAAGGAGATGGGGGCTGCACTCGGCGGCTGGCGTATCGAAATCGTCGCCACCGATCTGTCGCAGGAAGTGCTGGAGAAATCGAAGGCCGGCGCCTACAGCCAGTTCGAAGTGCAGCGCGGCCTTCCGATCCAGTTGCTGATGAAATACTTCACCCAGGCGAGCGATGTCTGGCAGCTCAATGCCGATGTCCGCGCGATGGTGCAGTTCCGCCAGCTCAACCTGTTGCAGGACTTCTCCCATCTCGGCACGTTCGACGTGATCTTCTGCCGCAACGTGCTGATCTATTTCGATCAGGACACCAAGGCCATGATCTTCGAGCGCATGGCGAAGGGCCTGGAAGCCGACGGCACGCTGCTGCTGGGCGCTGCCGAATCCGTGGTCGGCATCACCGACGCGTTCCGCCCGATGTCCGATCGCCGTGGTCTCTATCAGCTCAACCCCGCGCGCTCGGGCCGACCAATGGGCGGACTGATGCCGCAGCCGCTGAAGGTCGCCGCGGCGCGGTGA
- a CDS encoding chemotaxis response regulator protein-glutamate methylesterase, whose product MSVAFAGNSTMSPSREAGPLRVMIVDDSVVIRGLISRWIGAEHDMEVAASLRTGLDAVNQLERINPDVAVLDIEMPELDGISALPQLLAKKRDLVVIMASTLTRRNAEVSFKALSLGAADYIPKPESTRETSAADIFHHDLIQKIRHLGARLRRKPAVASPPLAPASPAAPIARAPAVARPIAPAPAVHALSSGSLSTRPFSTQAPKVLLIGSSTGGPQALMTLVTELGPVIDRFPVLITQHMPPTFTTILAEHLARSSRRPAAEAVDGEPVKPGRIYLAPGGKHMRVVRSGTEAAIALDDGPAVNFCKPAVDPLFTSAIDIWHGNILSVILTGMGSDGMRGGKDIVAAGGSVIAQDEASSVVWGMPGAAANAGICAAILPLNQIGAKVNRLFAGDRS is encoded by the coding sequence GTCGACGATTCCGTCGTCATACGCGGTCTGATCTCGCGCTGGATCGGAGCCGAGCACGACATGGAGGTCGCGGCGTCGCTGCGCACCGGGCTCGATGCGGTCAACCAGCTCGAACGCATCAACCCCGATGTCGCCGTGCTCGACATCGAGATGCCCGAGCTCGACGGCATCTCGGCGCTGCCGCAGCTCCTGGCGAAGAAGCGCGATCTCGTCGTCATCATGGCTTCGACGCTGACCCGCCGCAACGCGGAGGTCAGCTTCAAGGCGCTGTCGCTCGGCGCGGCCGACTACATTCCGAAACCGGAATCGACGCGTGAGACCTCCGCCGCCGATATCTTCCACCACGATCTGATCCAGAAGATCCGCCACCTCGGTGCGCGGCTGCGCCGGAAGCCGGCAGTGGCCAGTCCGCCGCTGGCGCCCGCGAGCCCCGCTGCGCCCATTGCGCGTGCACCTGCCGTGGCGCGACCCATAGCGCCCGCACCGGCCGTGCATGCCTTGTCGTCGGGCTCGCTCTCCACGCGTCCGTTCTCGACCCAGGCGCCGAAGGTGCTGCTGATCGGCTCCTCCACCGGTGGCCCGCAGGCGTTGATGACGCTCGTCACCGAGCTCGGCCCCGTCATCGACCGCTTCCCGGTGCTGATCACCCAGCACATGCCGCCGACCTTCACCACCATTCTCGCCGAGCATCTGGCGCGTTCGAGCCGCCGTCCGGCAGCCGAGGCTGTCGATGGCGAGCCCGTGAAACCTGGTCGCATCTATCTCGCGCCGGGCGGCAAGCACATGCGCGTCGTGCGCAGCGGCACGGAGGCCGCGATCGCGCTCGACGACGGTCCGGCCGTCAATTTCTGCAAACCTGCGGTCGATCCGCTCTTCACCTCCGCCATCGACATCTGGCACGGCAACATCCTGTCCGTGATCCTGACGGGCATGGGCTCGGACGGCATGCGCGGCGGCAAGGACATCGTCGCCGCCGGCGGCAGCGTGATCGCGCAGGATGAGGCCTCCAGCGTGGTGTGGGGCATGCCGGGTGCGGCGGCCAACGCCGGCATCTGCGCGGCGATCCTGCCGCTCAACCAGATCGGCGCGAAGGTCAACCGCCTGTTCGCGGGAGACCGTTCGTGA
- a CDS encoding glutathionylspermidine synthase family protein yields MQRITCPERDDWQQTAEQCGFAFHTIDGERYWDERAYYAFTLDEIERGIETPTGEIDAMCLELAGHVIGDERHLRRLKIPEAFWDLISESWERDDRSLYGRLDLKFDGAGPAKLLEYNADTPTSIFEAAVFQWTWLEQAIERRIIPARADQFNSIHERLIAAWKDIAANKHLHLTGTTGNEEDAGTLAYLEDTARQAGLSTTLLDIEEIGWRDETGGFVDLDNNDMELVFKLYPWEWMFHDAFGAKLKGAPTRWIEPPWKAMLSNKGILPLLWEMFPKHPNLLPAFFEDDPRAAELGSSYVRKPLLSREGANVTLVSSGMSLDEHAGPYGAEGFVRQALSPLPNFSGVYPVVGSWLVNHEPCGLSIREDESPITGNSSRFLPHAIL; encoded by the coding sequence ATGCAGCGCATCACCTGTCCCGAGCGCGACGACTGGCAACAAACCGCCGAGCAATGCGGCTTCGCCTTCCACACCATCGACGGCGAGCGCTATTGGGACGAGCGCGCCTATTACGCATTCACGCTCGACGAGATCGAGCGCGGCATCGAGACGCCAACCGGCGAGATCGACGCGATGTGCCTGGAACTCGCCGGGCACGTGATCGGCGACGAGCGCCATTTGCGGCGGCTCAAGATTCCGGAAGCGTTCTGGGATCTGATCTCCGAGAGCTGGGAGCGCGACGACCGCAGCCTCTACGGCCGGCTCGATCTCAAATTCGACGGCGCGGGCCCCGCAAAGCTGCTCGAATACAATGCTGACACGCCGACCTCGATCTTCGAGGCTGCCGTGTTTCAATGGACCTGGCTCGAACAGGCCATCGAGCGCCGCATCATCCCCGCACGCGCCGACCAGTTCAACTCGATCCACGAGCGCCTGATCGCGGCATGGAAGGACATTGCCGCAAACAAGCACCTGCACCTCACCGGCACCACCGGCAACGAGGAAGACGCCGGTACGCTCGCCTATCTCGAAGACACCGCGCGCCAGGCGGGCCTCTCGACCACGCTGCTCGACATCGAGGAGATCGGCTGGCGCGACGAGACCGGCGGCTTCGTCGATCTCGATAACAACGACATGGAGCTGGTCTTCAAGCTCTACCCCTGGGAGTGGATGTTCCACGACGCCTTCGGCGCCAAGCTCAAGGGTGCACCGACGCGCTGGATCGAGCCGCCGTGGAAGGCGATGCTCTCCAACAAGGGCATCCTGCCGCTGCTGTGGGAGATGTTTCCAAAGCACCCCAATCTGCTGCCGGCCTTCTTCGAGGACGACCCGCGCGCCGCCGAGCTTGGCAGCTCCTACGTCCGCAAGCCCTTGCTGTCGCGCGAAGGCGCCAATGTCACGCTGGTATCGAGCGGAATGTCACTCGACGAGCACGCCGGCCCTTACGGCGCCGAAGGCTTCGTGCGCCAGGCGCTCTCACCGCTGCCGAATTTTTCCGGCGTCTATCCGGTGGTGGGGAGCTGGCTGGTGAACCACGAACCGTGCGGGCTTTCGATCCGCGAGGACGAGAGCCCGATCACGGGCAACAGCTCGCGGTTTCTGCCGCACGCGATTTTGTAG